One window of the Nicotiana tabacum cultivar K326 chromosome 4, ASM71507v2, whole genome shotgun sequence genome contains the following:
- the LOC107829847 gene encoding bidirectional sugar transporter SWEET3b: MGDMLRLAVGVMGNAASMLLYAAPILTFSRVIKKKNTEGFSCVPYVLALFNCCLYTWYGLPVVSYRWENFPVVTINGIGILLEISFILIYFWFSSAKGKKEVAKMVVPIILICVATGIISSFVFHDHRRRKVFVGSIGLVASVAMYASPLVVVRQVIKTKSVEFMPFYLSFFSFLASCLWMAYGLLSHDLFLASPNLVGTPLCILQLILYCKYRKNPIKEKPQKWPDLEYNEEKIKQEFPLDEIKESKLIVTENLNTKI, translated from the exons ATGGGTGATATGTTGCGTTTGGCAGTAGGAGTAATGG GGAATGCCGCCTCCATGTTGCTCTATGCTGCACCAAT ACTTACTTTCTCTAGAGTTATAAAGAAGAAGAATACTGAAGGATTTTCATGCGTACCTTACGTACTGGCGTTGTTCAACTGTTGTCTCTACACTTGGTATGGGTTACCAGTAGTAAGTTATCGATGGGAAAATTTCCCAGTGGTTACTATTAATGGAATAGGGATTCTTTTGGAGATCTCATTCATTCTCATATATTTCTGGTTTTCTTCTGCTAAAGGAAAG AAGGAGGTAGCTAAAATGGTGGTGCCTATCATTCTAATATGCGTGGCAACAGGGATTATATCGTCGTTTGTGTTTCATGATCATCGCCGTCGCAAGGTTTTTGTAGGAAGCATTGGATTGGTAGCGTCAGTGGCTATGTATGCTTCCCCTTTAGTTGTTGTG AGACAAGTGATAAAGACAAAGAGCGTGGAGTTTATGCCATTTTACTtgtcatttttctcttttcttgctAGCTGCCTTTGGATGGCCTATGGACTCTTGAGCCATGATCTCTTTCTTGCG TCTCCAAATCTGGTAGGAACACCCCTGTGTATCCTGCAGCTTATACTGTATTGCAAGTATCGGAAGAATCCGATAAAGGAAAAACCACAAAAATGGCCAGATTTGGAATATAACGAGGAGAAAATCAAGCAAGAATTCCCGTTGGATGAGATAAAAGAATCGAAGCTAATTGTCACTGAGAATCTCAATACCAAGATTTGA